A window of the Buchnera aphidicola str. Sg (Schizaphis graminum) genome harbors these coding sequences:
- the hisS gene encoding histidine--tRNA ligase — protein MNKKINSVRGMHDYLPEELKIWKKIENIIQKILTSYCYEEIRLPILEKTKIFQRAIGNITDVVEKEMYSFKDKKGNSLTLRPEGTVGCVRAIIENNLLFQKKQRFWYLGPMFRYERPQKGRYRQFYQLGVEVFGLNTPDIDLEIILLISRLWKCLGINLHIKLEINSIGSKLDRIKYQKELVFFLEKYKNILDEDSKKRLYTNPFRILDSKNDMMQKILKKAPLLKNYINTSAINHFNSLCNMMDSYGIKYIHNQNLVRGLDYYNSTVFEWKIDQIGSQNTICAGGRYDSLVQELGGNKTSAIGFAIGIERLVLLIKSLNIISCKEEDINIYIIFIGELNKIYAISLSEEIRNIYPKLKIFVDFMTCSLSKKIKNAVDSLAHIAILIGANEIKKNCFLLKDLKRGREYFFSKSELILKIKKIFYKQGN, from the coding sequence GTGAATAAAAAAATTAATTCAGTAAGAGGAATGCACGATTATCTTCCTGAAGAATTAAAAATTTGGAAAAAAATAGAAAATATTATTCAAAAAATATTAACTAGTTATTGTTATGAAGAAATTAGATTACCTATATTAGAAAAAACTAAAATTTTTCAAAGAGCTATTGGAAATATAACTGATGTAGTTGAAAAAGAAATGTATTCTTTTAAAGATAAAAAGGGAAATAGTTTAACTTTGCGTCCTGAAGGAACGGTGGGTTGTGTGCGTGCTATAATAGAAAATAATCTATTATTTCAAAAAAAACAAAGATTTTGGTATTTAGGTCCTATGTTTAGATATGAAAGGCCACAAAAGGGAAGATATCGTCAATTTTATCAGTTAGGTGTTGAAGTATTTGGATTGAATACACCAGATATTGATTTAGAAATTATTTTATTAATAAGTCGTTTATGGAAATGTTTAGGTATTAATCTTCATATAAAATTAGAAATTAATTCAATTGGTTCAAAATTAGATCGTATTAAATATCAAAAAGAGTTAGTTTTTTTTCTTGAAAAATATAAAAATATTTTAGATGAAGATTCTAAAAAACGATTATATACTAATCCTTTTAGGATCTTAGATTCTAAAAACGACATGATGCAGAAAATTTTAAAAAAAGCTCCATTATTAAAAAATTATATCAATACTTCTGCAATTAATCACTTTAATAGTCTATGTAATATGATGGATTCATATGGAATCAAATATATACACAACCAAAATTTAGTACGTGGGTTAGATTATTATAATAGTACTGTATTTGAATGGAAAATTGATCAAATTGGATCACAAAATACTATTTGTGCTGGCGGGAGATATGATTCTTTAGTTCAAGAATTAGGTGGAAATAAAACATCTGCAATAGGATTTGCAATAGGTATTGAACGTTTAGTTTTATTAATAAAATCATTAAATATTATCTCTTGCAAAGAAGAAGACATCAATATCTATATCATATTTATAGGAGAATTAAATAAAATTTATGCAATAAGCTTATCAGAAGAAATAAGAAATATATATCCTAAATTAAAAATATTTGTAGATTTCATGACTTGTAGTCTTTCAAAAAAAATAAAAAATGCTGTAGATTCTCTAGCTCATATTGCAATTTTAATAGGTGCAAACGAAATAAAAAAAAATTGTTTTTTATTAAAAGATTTAAAAAGGGGGAGGGAATATTTTTTTTCAAAAAGTGAATTAATATTAAAGATTAAAAAAATTTTTTACAAACAAGGTAATTAA
- the glyA gene encoding serine hydroxymethyltransferase, translating into MFNTKIEFSKYDPELWKAIDQEKNRQENHIELIASENYTSNYVMHVQGSQLTNKYAEGYPEKRYYGGCKYVDIIEKLAINRAKKLFNADYANVQPHSGSQANFAVYTALLNPGDTILGMKLSHGGHLTHGSSVNFSGKTYNVIGYGVDKKGNIDYQEILTLAKKYKPKMIIGGFSAYSGICNWSKMRDIADEINAYFVVDIAHVAGLIAANLYPNPIDYAHVVTSTTHKTLAGPRGGLILAKNGTNTFYKKINLSVFPGAQGGPLMHVIAAKAIAFKEALEPAFKIYQKQVIKNAQVMVQSFLKKDYQIVSGNTFNHLFLLDLTSKNITGQEADIALGKCNITVNKNTIPNDLRSPFITSGIRIGTPAVTKRGFKENEMLQISDWIVHILNNIKDKNSLLGIKNEVLKLCSKYPVYI; encoded by the coding sequence ATGTTTAATACAAAAATAGAATTTTCAAAATATGATCCAGAATTATGGAAAGCGATAGATCAAGAAAAAAATAGACAAGAAAACCATATAGAATTAATCGCATCAGAAAATTATACTAGTAATTACGTTATGCATGTACAAGGTTCACAATTAACTAACAAATATGCAGAAGGTTATCCTGAAAAACGTTACTATGGTGGTTGCAAATATGTAGATATTATAGAAAAATTAGCGATTAATCGAGCTAAAAAACTCTTTAATGCTGATTATGCCAACGTTCAACCTCATTCAGGATCTCAAGCTAATTTTGCTGTTTATACAGCACTGTTAAATCCTGGTGATACAATATTAGGCATGAAATTATCGCACGGAGGTCATTTAACACATGGTTCTTCTGTAAATTTTTCAGGGAAAACATATAATGTTATTGGGTATGGAGTAGATAAAAAAGGAAATATTGACTATCAAGAAATTTTAACATTAGCAAAGAAATATAAACCTAAAATGATTATTGGTGGTTTTTCAGCCTATTCTGGCATTTGTAATTGGTCAAAAATGCGCGATATTGCTGACGAAATTAACGCTTATTTTGTTGTTGATATTGCTCACGTTGCTGGTTTAATAGCGGCGAATCTTTATCCTAATCCTATAGATTATGCACATGTTGTAACAAGTACGACACATAAAACATTAGCAGGTCCTCGAGGTGGTTTAATTTTAGCTAAAAATGGAACTAATACTTTCTATAAAAAAATAAATTTATCTGTTTTTCCAGGAGCACAAGGTGGACCGCTTATGCATGTTATTGCAGCAAAAGCTATTGCTTTTAAAGAAGCTTTAGAACCTGCTTTTAAAATATATCAAAAACAGGTAATTAAAAATGCTCAAGTTATGGTTCAATCTTTTTTAAAAAAAGATTATCAAATTGTATCCGGAAACACATTTAATCATTTATTTTTACTAGATTTAACAAGCAAAAATATAACTGGACAAGAAGCTGATATTGCTTTGGGTAAATGTAATATAACTGTTAATAAAAATACTATTCCAAATGATCTTAGAAGTCCTTTTATTACATCAGGAATTCGTATTGGGACACCTGCGGTTACAAAAAGAGGTTTTAAAGAAAACGAAATGTTACAAATATCAGATTGGATCGTTCATATTTTAAATAATATTAAAGATAAAAATAGTCTTCTTGGCATAAAAAATGAAGTATTAAAACTCTGTTCAAAATATCCTGTCTATATTTAA
- the bioD gene encoding dethiobiotin synthase, translated as MFCNAKKKKYKFINQDAIILKENSSVILDYKEVNPISFSGNIPPHMMSLIQKKVIRKKDLSLGLRRISKKSNWILIEGAGGWYTPLSDRVSFSDWVKEEQLEIIFVVGIKLGCINHAILTEKAILSENLTCLGWIANNIIPKNKYTSYYIQTLLSYIKSPLLGTIPYLKNIHSINFKKIKILVPE; from the coding sequence ATCTTCTGTAATGCAAAAAAAAAAAAATATAAATTTATCAATCAAGATGCTATAATTTTAAAAGAAAATAGTTCTGTTATATTAGATTATAAAGAAGTAAATCCAATTTCATTTTCTGGCAACATACCTCCTCATATGATGAGTTTAATTCAAAAAAAAGTTATACGGAAAAAAGATTTATCTTTAGGGTTGCGTCGTATTTCTAAAAAATCTAATTGGATTTTGATAGAGGGAGCTGGAGGCTGGTATACACCTTTATCTGACAGAGTGTCTTTTTCAGATTGGGTTAAAGAAGAACAATTAGAAATTATCTTTGTCGTAGGTATCAAATTAGGATGTATTAATCATGCTATCTTAACTGAAAAAGCTATTCTTTCAGAAAATTTAACATGTTTAGGATGGATTGCTAATAATATAATTCCGAAAAATAAATACACTTCGTATTATATCCAAACTTTGTTAAGTTATATTAAATCACCATTATTAGGAACAATTCCTTATTTAAAAAACATACATTCAATTAATTTTAAAAAAATAAAAATTCTGGTTCCTGAATAA
- the bioD gene encoding ATP-dependent dethiobiotin synthetase BioD, whose amino-acid sequence MIKKIFITGTDTGIGKTIVSGILLKKANELGYKTAGYKPISSGIKKRKMISSVMQKKKNINLSIKML is encoded by the coding sequence ATGATAAAAAAAATATTTATCACAGGTACTGATACAGGTATCGGAAAAACAATTGTAAGCGGTATTTTATTAAAAAAAGCTAATGAATTAGGATATAAAACTGCAGGATATAAACCGATATCTTCTGGAATAAAAAAACGTAAGATGATATCTTCTGTAATGCAAAAAAAAAAAAATATAAATTTATCAATCAAGATGCTATAA
- the bioB gene encoding biotin synthase BioB has product MKRKWNLEDTKKLFSKPFFDLIFEAQKKHREYFNPNRIQISTLLSIKTGACPEDCKYCPQSSRYKTGLKKEPLLEIEQILKAAKKAKSSGSTRFCMGAAWKNPKEKDMPYLEKIVKEVKKMGMETCMTLGTLNNSQAKKLAKAGLDFYNHNLDTSSNFYSSIITTRTYEERLSTLKKVRNSGMKICSGGIIGLGEKKQDRMELLMELSNLSIQPESVPINMLVKIPGTPMEKNENVDPFEFIRVIAATRIMMPKSYIRLSAGRENMSDETQAMCFMAGANSIFYGCKLLTSSNPKEEKDQKLFEKLDLFPDYKIQSITEENKNNENLKISDVNKAQYYNAAI; this is encoded by the coding sequence ATGAAACGAAAATGGAACCTAGAAGATACAAAAAAACTTTTTTCAAAACCCTTTTTTGATCTTATATTCGAAGCTCAAAAAAAACACCGTGAATATTTTAATCCTAATAGAATACAAATTAGTACATTACTATCAATTAAAACTGGAGCGTGTCCAGAAGATTGCAAGTATTGTCCACAAAGTTCAAGATATAAAACTGGTTTAAAAAAAGAGCCGTTATTAGAAATAGAACAAATTTTAAAAGCTGCAAAAAAAGCTAAATCTTCAGGTTCAACTCGATTTTGCATGGGTGCTGCATGGAAAAATCCTAAAGAAAAAGATATGCCATATTTAGAAAAAATTGTTAAAGAAGTAAAAAAAATGGGCATGGAAACCTGTATGACTTTAGGAACATTAAATAATTCTCAGGCAAAAAAATTAGCTAAAGCAGGTTTAGATTTTTATAATCATAATTTAGATACATCATCTAATTTTTATAGCAGTATTATAACAACTCGTACATATGAAGAACGTTTAAGTACTTTAAAAAAGGTTCGAAATTCAGGTATGAAAATTTGTTCTGGAGGAATTATTGGTCTTGGGGAAAAAAAACAAGATCGTATGGAACTTTTAATGGAATTATCTAATTTATCTATTCAACCAGAAAGTGTACCAATAAATATGTTAGTAAAAATACCAGGAACACCTATGGAAAAAAATGAAAATGTCGATCCATTTGAATTTATTAGAGTTATTGCAGCTACAAGAATTATGATGCCAAAATCTTATATTCGATTGTCTGCAGGTCGTGAAAACATGAGTGATGAAACTCAAGCTATGTGTTTTATGGCAGGAGCAAATTCTATTTTTTATGGATGTAAATTATTAACTTCAAGTAATCCGAAAGAAGAAAAAGATCAAAAACTTTTTGAAAAATTAGATCTTTTTCCTGATTACAAGATACAAAGCATTACAGAAGAAAATAAAAATAATGAAAACTTAAAAATATCTGATGTAAATAAAGCACAATACTATAATGCGGCAATTTAA
- the bioA gene encoding adenosylmethionine--8-amino-7-oxononanoate transaminase, translated as MSQSDIFFDHKHIWHPYSSMVNPLPCYSVISAKGVYLKLKNGKNIIDGMSSWWSTIHGYNHPILNKSLKKQIRKMSHVMFGGITHPSAILLCRKLLKLTPKKLDCVFLSDSGSIAIEVAIKMLIQYWEALGQKRTQILTIKNGYHGDTFSAMSISDPNNSMHKIYNKFLPKNLFAETPTSSFHKEWNSIDIQSFKKIIEKKSKKIAGVILEPIVQGVGGMNFYHPTYLKEIKKLCKAYSIPLVFDEIATGFGRTGKFFAFQHANVIPDILCLGKAMTGGTITLAATLTSRNIAHTISSSKVSCFMHGPTYMGNPLACAVANANIKILEKNEWKKQVINIEKQLCQSLLPLIHHPRVVDVRVLGAIGVVECFHFVNMALIQKFFVKNGVWIRPFKKIIYIVPPYIISMNCLKKLINVIEKSLDNDTLFNVENI; from the coding sequence ATGAGTCAATCTGATATATTTTTTGATCATAAACATATTTGGCATCCATATTCTTCTATGGTCAATCCTCTTCCTTGTTATTCTGTAATATCAGCAAAAGGTGTTTATTTAAAATTAAAAAATGGAAAAAATATAATAGATGGTATGTCTTCATGGTGGTCTACCATACACGGTTATAATCATCCTATATTAAATAAATCTTTAAAAAAACAAATAAGAAAAATGTCCCATGTAATGTTTGGAGGGATTACTCATCCTTCTGCTATTCTACTTTGTAGAAAATTGCTAAAATTAACTCCAAAAAAATTAGATTGTGTTTTTCTTTCTGATTCTGGTTCAATAGCTATTGAAGTTGCAATAAAAATGTTAATACAATATTGGGAAGCATTAGGACAAAAAAGAACACAAATTCTAACAATTAAAAATGGATATCATGGAGATACTTTTTCAGCTATGTCCATTTCTGATCCCAATAATTCTATGCATAAAATATATAACAAATTTTTACCTAAAAATTTATTTGCAGAAACACCTACTTCTTCTTTTCATAAAGAATGGAATTCTATTGATATCCAATCTTTTAAAAAAATAATAGAAAAAAAATCAAAAAAAATAGCTGGTGTAATACTAGAACCTATTGTACAAGGTGTAGGAGGAATGAATTTTTATCATCCTACATATCTAAAAGAAATAAAAAAATTATGTAAAGCTTATTCTATTCCATTAGTATTTGATGAAATTGCAACAGGATTCGGCCGTACTGGAAAATTTTTTGCTTTTCAACACGCTAATGTTATACCAGATATACTATGTTTAGGTAAAGCTATGACAGGTGGTACAATAACATTAGCTGCCACTTTAACTTCACGAAATATTGCACATACAATTAGCAGCAGTAAGGTAAGTTGCTTTATGCATGGACCAACTTATATGGGTAATCCATTAGCATGTGCAGTGGCTAATGCTAATATAAAAATATTAGAAAAAAATGAATGGAAAAAACAAGTTATTAACATTGAAAAACAACTTTGTCAAAGTTTATTACCGTTAATTCATCATCCAAGAGTAGTAGATGTTCGCGTATTAGGTGCAATTGGTGTAGTTGAATGTTTTCATTTTGTAAACATGGCTCTCATACAAAAATTTTTTGTAAAAAATGGTGTTTGGATTCGACCTTTTAAAAAAATAATTTATATTGTACCACCTTATATTATAAGTATGAATTGTTTAAAAAAACTTATCAATGTTATTGAAAAATCTTTAGATAATGATACATTATTTAATGTAGAAAATATTTAA
- the pgl gene encoding 6-phosphogluconolactonase: MQQIIYIANAESENIEVWILYNNGDMKLIQTVQTDGQVQPISIIKNTKLLYAGIRPKNRVITYQIDKNGLLKKKKESIVPGTPNYISFDSSEKFLFCSSYHADCISVSPLDKNGIPKDPIQIIHNIEGCHAAKFNSKYNVLFITSLKNDCIYLYYLTHFGILKSTEQKLVFSQKNSGPRHVIFHPNQNFSYTVNELNGSVDVWKISKENKVLEVKNIQNIKLLNDLISKKYWSSDIHLTSCGNFLYVSDRYLNSISLFHVNKNDNTIIFFKQYLTEEQPRAFCIDRNNNYLIVIGQKSNKLSVYKICQKTGELKKINQYQTGNGPLWITSFLI, encoded by the coding sequence ATGCAACAAATTATTTATATTGCTAACGCGGAAAGTGAAAATATAGAGGTCTGGATTTTATATAACAACGGAGATATGAAATTAATACAAACAGTTCAAACTGATGGTCAGGTACAACCTATTTCAATTATAAAAAATACAAAGTTATTATATGCTGGAATTCGTCCTAAGAATCGTGTTATTACCTATCAGATAGATAAAAACGGTTTATTGAAAAAAAAAAAAGAAAGTATTGTTCCTGGTACTCCTAATTATATTTCTTTCGATAGCAGTGAAAAGTTTTTATTCTGTAGTTCTTATCATGCTGATTGCATAAGTGTAAGTCCATTAGACAAAAATGGAATTCCTAAAGACCCAATACAAATTATTCATAATATTGAAGGTTGTCATGCTGCTAAATTCAATAGTAAATATAATGTTTTATTTATAACTTCATTAAAAAATGATTGTATTTATTTATATTACTTAACACATTTTGGTATATTGAAAAGCACAGAACAAAAATTAGTTTTTTCTCAAAAAAATTCAGGACCACGTCATGTTATATTTCATCCTAATCAAAATTTTTCTTATACCGTTAATGAATTAAATGGTAGTGTTGACGTATGGAAAATATCTAAAGAAAATAAAGTATTAGAGGTAAAAAACATACAAAATATAAAATTATTAAATGATTTGATTTCAAAAAAATATTGGTCTTCTGATATTCACTTAACTTCATGCGGCAATTTTTTATATGTATCCGATAGATATTTGAATAGTATTTCACTATTTCATGTTAATAAAAATGATAATACAATTATTTTTTTTAAACAATATCTTACAGAAGAACAACCTCGTGCATTTTGTATTGATAGAAATAATAATTATTTAATAGTTATTGGACAAAAATCTAATAAGTTAAGTGTATATAAAATTTGTCAAAAAACAGGTGAATTAAAAAAAATAAATCAATATCAAACAGGTAACGGTCCTTTATGGATAACTTCATTTTTAATTTAA
- the mfd gene encoding transcription-repair coupling factor, whose product MKKNVFQKKKNLDQLKFNDPIIHIEHGIGRYQGLTKIETASIESEYLVILYAEQDKLYVPISHLHLISPYFGITEENTPLHKLGDNVWNKEKKKINKNLYDHAACLLDVYAKRSSQNGFSFQINEKKYQCFCKEFPFKTTLDQDEAIRCVLNDMKKSIPMDRLICGDVGFGKTEVAIRAAFISVLNYKQVIVLVPTTLLAQQHFNNFKKRFHNWSVKIDFLSRFRNAKEQENILKKIQNGDIKILIGTHKVLLKKINWHDLGLLIIDEEHRFGVNHKETIKKLYPNIDILTLTATPIPRTLNMAMTGIRDLSIISQPPKERLKIKTFIEEYNPILVKKAIVREISRGGQVYYIYNKVQNINNIARKLSNLVPEANIKIGHAKMKKSELKRTMNEFYHKNFNVLVCTTIIESGIDIPKANTIIVENSDYFGLSQLHQLRGRIGRSNCQAYSFFLVNNLKKITPDAQKRLYAISSINNFGGGFTLSNEDLEIRGIGELLGKEQSGHIQNISFSLYIKLLKKAIKILKNSTTQPSLENLIKKSDVELYVPSLLPSNYIFDVNTRLFYYKKIANSKNKNDIEKIQSELVKKFGKLPIPAKNLILISKIRLLTEEIGIVRIKSNGKIGIIEFDTHNSINTEYLLKLFKQEPNFWKMENSIKLNFFHDLKDDYTRLKWIKNLLKNLSKKTI is encoded by the coding sequence ATGAAAAAAAATGTTTTTCAAAAAAAAAAAAATTTAGATCAATTAAAATTTAATGATCCTATTATACATATTGAACATGGTATTGGACGGTATCAAGGATTAACTAAAATAGAAACTGCGAGTATTGAATCTGAATATTTAGTGATTTTATATGCGGAACAAGATAAATTGTATGTTCCTATTTCTCATTTACATCTTATTTCTCCTTATTTTGGAATTACAGAAGAAAATACACCACTTCACAAATTAGGTGATAATGTTTGGAACAAAGAAAAAAAGAAAATTAATAAAAATCTTTATGATCATGCAGCCTGTTTATTGGATGTTTATGCAAAGAGATCATCTCAAAATGGATTTTCATTTCAAATTAATGAAAAGAAGTATCAATGTTTTTGCAAAGAGTTTCCATTTAAGACCACATTAGATCAAGACGAAGCGATACGATGCGTACTAAACGATATGAAAAAATCAATTCCAATGGATAGATTAATTTGTGGAGACGTGGGATTTGGTAAAACAGAAGTAGCAATAAGAGCTGCTTTCATATCTGTTTTAAATTATAAACAAGTTATTGTTTTAGTACCGACTACCTTATTAGCACAGCAACATTTCAATAATTTTAAAAAACGTTTTCATAATTGGTCTGTCAAAATTGATTTTTTATCTCGATTCAGAAATGCAAAAGAACAAGAAAACATTTTAAAAAAAATTCAAAATGGAGATATTAAAATATTAATAGGAACACATAAGGTTTTACTAAAAAAAATAAATTGGCACGATCTTGGTTTACTGATTATTGATGAAGAACATCGATTTGGTGTAAATCATAAAGAAACCATAAAAAAGTTATATCCTAATATTGATATATTAACTTTAACAGCTACACCTATACCTCGTACTCTTAATATGGCCATGACAGGTATCAGGGATTTATCTATTATATCACAACCTCCTAAAGAAAGATTAAAAATAAAAACCTTTATAGAAGAATATAATCCTATTTTAGTAAAAAAGGCAATTGTACGTGAAATATCTAGAGGTGGACAGGTATATTATATTTATAATAAAGTTCAAAATATCAATAATATAGCAAGGAAATTATCAAATTTAGTTCCTGAAGCAAACATTAAAATAGGTCATGCTAAAATGAAAAAATCTGAATTAAAAAGGACAATGAACGAGTTTTATCATAAAAATTTTAATGTTTTAGTTTGTACAACTATTATTGAAAGTGGTATTGATATACCCAAAGCAAATACAATTATTGTAGAAAATTCAGATTATTTCGGATTATCTCAACTTCATCAACTTAGAGGAAGAATTGGAAGATCAAATTGTCAAGCATACTCTTTTTTTCTTGTTAATAATTTGAAAAAAATTACACCAGATGCACAAAAAAGATTATATGCTATTTCATCAATAAATAATTTTGGAGGAGGATTTACCTTATCAAATGAAGATTTAGAAATCAGAGGTATAGGTGAATTATTAGGTAAGGAACAAAGTGGTCATATACAGAATATTAGTTTTTCTTTATATATAAAATTATTAAAAAAAGCAATTAAAATTTTAAAAAATAGCACAACACAACCCTCATTAGAAAATTTAATAAAAAAATCAGATGTTGAGCTCTATGTACCTTCTTTATTACCTTCAAATTATATTTTCGATGTAAATACAAGATTATTTTACTATAAAAAAATTGCAAATTCTAAAAATAAAAATGATATAGAGAAAATTCAATCTGAATTAGTAAAAAAATTTGGAAAATTACCTATTCCTGCAAAAAATCTAATTTTAATTTCTAAAATTAGATTGTTAACAGAAGAGATTGGTATTGTACGAATTAAGTCTAATGGGAAAATAGGAATTATAGAATTTGATACCCATAATTCTATCAATACAGAATATTTATTAAAACTATTTAAACAAGAACCTAATTTTTGGAAAATGGAAAATTCAATAAAATTAAATTTTTTTCATGATTTGAAAGACGATTATACACGTCTGAAATGGATTAAAAATTTGCTAAAAAATTTAAGTAAAAAAACAATATAA
- a CDS encoding ABC transporter permease: MYKPIYIFIGLRYLWNPYLPNFKKIIIILSILGIGIGISSTIITISIMNGFQNKFKNDILSFIPHIIITNKNRNINKLNFPKETLKLKNVEEITDFISKKVIIENKNEINIGEIIGINIKNEKNLENYNIKKFLHTLHSRKYNAIIGSELAKKMHVNINDQIKLIVLPISKKKFLQNDLNIKLFKITGIFSTNSEIDEYQILINKKNALNFLNYNKNYITGWKIKLKDPFILNIQKIKKLNKNFIILDWKTKKGELFKAMKIEKYIMLFFFILILLVSSFNIVISLTMNVLDKKNNISIFQSQGLSRYKIMLIFIILGSTISIVGNSFGTIISIILIFQKDFLNFLIKIFFIDIEIPIEISLIQILTINITFIFLTILSTLYPIWYAIKSTPSRILSDE; encoded by the coding sequence ATGTATAAGCCTATATATATATTTATTGGTTTACGTTATCTCTGGAATCCTTATTTACCAAATTTTAAAAAAATTATTATTATTCTATCAATTTTAGGTATAGGTATCGGCATATCTTCAACTATTATCACCATATCTATAATGAATGGATTTCAAAATAAATTTAAAAATGACATTTTATCTTTTATTCCTCATATAATTATTACTAATAAAAATCGCAATATTAACAAATTAAATTTTCCTAAAGAAACTTTAAAATTAAAAAACGTTGAAGAAATTACTGATTTTATCAGTAAAAAGGTCATTATTGAAAATAAAAATGAAATTAATATAGGAGAGATCATTGGTATTAACATAAAGAATGAAAAAAATTTAGAAAATTATAACATAAAAAAATTTTTACATACTCTTCATTCAAGAAAATATAACGCAATTATAGGAAGCGAACTAGCTAAAAAAATGCATGTTAATATTAATGATCAAATTAAATTGATTGTTTTACCCATTAGTAAAAAAAAATTTTTACAAAATGATCTCAATATAAAATTATTTAAAATAACTGGTATATTCTCAACTAATAGTGAAATTGATGAGTATCAAATACTGATTAATAAAAAAAATGCTTTAAATTTTTTAAATTATAATAAAAATTATATCACTGGTTGGAAAATAAAGTTAAAAGACCCATTTATTCTAAATATTCAAAAAATAAAAAAATTAAATAAAAATTTTATTATATTAGATTGGAAAACAAAAAAAGGTGAATTATTTAAGGCAATGAAAATTGAAAAATATATTATGTTATTTTTTTTTATTTTAATTTTATTAGTGTCAAGTTTTAATATAGTTATATCATTAACAATGAATGTATTAGATAAAAAAAATAATATTTCAATTTTTCAATCTCAAGGATTATCTCGTTATAAAATAATGTTGATATTTATTATTTTAGGTTCAACTATTTCTATAGTGGGAAATTCATTTGGAACAATAATTAGCATTATATTAATCTTTCAAAAAGATTTTTTAAATTTTTTAATTAAAATATTTTTTATTGATATTGAAATTCCTATAGAAATTTCTCTCATTCAAATTTTAACAATCAATATTACATTTATATTTCTTACTATTTTATCAACGTTATATCCAATTTGGTATGCTATTAAATCTACTCCATCTAGAATTTTATCTGATGAATAA
- the lolD gene encoding lipoprotein-releasing ABC transporter ATP-binding protein LolD, whose translation MNNNIILQCINLTKSFYRKKEEIRTLNKISLKIRKGDITFITGKSGSGKSTLLHLLGGLDKPTSGSILFDGVSLHSMSSNEIAKLRNLKLGFIFQFHHLLLDFNVLENIAIPSLISKKSIQESKEKSYEILKKVHLEKKINKYPSELSGGERQRVAIARALVNQPSLVIADEPTSHLDKNNAKIIFDLIFELNSNLNTSFLIVSHDLRFIKKAPILLEMKNGQLFNNKN comes from the coding sequence ATGAATAACAATATAATTTTACAGTGTATTAATTTAACAAAATCCTTTTACAGAAAAAAAGAAGAAATAAGAACATTAAATAAAATATCATTAAAAATTAGAAAAGGCGATATAACTTTTATAACTGGAAAATCTGGTTCTGGTAAAAGCACTCTTTTGCACTTATTGGGTGGATTAGATAAACCTACTTCAGGAAGTATATTGTTCGATGGTGTCTCATTACATTCTATGTCATCTAATGAAATAGCCAAGTTAAGAAACTTAAAATTGGGATTTATTTTTCAATTTCATCATTTACTTTTAGATTTTAATGTTCTTGAAAACATTGCTATCCCATCTTTAATTAGTAAAAAGAGTATTCAGGAATCAAAAGAAAAATCATATGAAATATTAAAAAAAGTTCATTTAGAAAAAAAAATAAATAAATATCCTTCTGAGTTATCTGGTGGTGAAAGACAACGTGTAGCTATCGCTCGAGCTTTAGTAAATCAACCATCTTTGGTAATAGCAGATGAACCAACAAGTCATTTAGATAAGAATAATGCAAAAATTATTTTTGATTTAATATTTGAGTTAAACAGTAATTTAAATACTTCTTTTTTAATTGTCAGTCATGATCTTCGTTTTATAAAAAAAGCACCTATTTTACTTGAAATGAAAAATGGTCAACTATTTAATAATAAAAATTAA